Within the Enterobacter roggenkampii genome, the region TGCTCTACAAGCTGATCAACGCCTCGGATGCCACGGGCGGTAACGGTCACGACGTGGTGAACGGCTTTACGGTCGGCACCTGGGAAGGGACGGCGGACACGGATCGTATTGACCTGCGCGATCTGCTTTCCGGCAGCGGCTATACCGGCACGGGCTCGGCGAGCTACGTGAACGGCGTGGCCACGCTGGACAGCAGCGCGGGCAATATCAGCGATTACATCCGCGTGGTGCAGAACGGCAGCAATACCGAGATTCAGGTTGACCTGGACGGTACCGGCGGTCAGTTCTCCCCAACCACCCTGGTGACGCTGAACGGCGTGCAGACGGATCTGGCGACGCTGCTGGCGAACCATCAACTGTTAATTGCGTAAAACAACGCCGCGGGGAGCGATCCCCGCGGCCTTTTGGCGTTTCTTTAGACGAATTGCGTTACCCCGGAGATTATGAAGACACATCCACAGTACGAACCCTGGCTGCAGGGCATGCTCATCATCGCGAAGCACTACCGGCTGGACTTTTCGGTGGAGCACGTTCGGGTCACGATTAACCATGAAAGCCAGTCGCCGCGCCAGCTGGTGCTGGAGGAGATGGCGCGCCAGCTTGGGCTGGGGATGCGCGTGGTGGCGGCAGAAGCGGCATCCCTCGATCCGTGGCGCCTGCCGCTGCTGGCAGAATTCACCGGCGGGCAGATTGCGGTGATCAACCGCATGGACAACGAAGGCAACGTCAGCCTGCAGTTCAGCGGCGACGGCGGCCTGGAGACGACGCTGACGCGCGAGGCGCTCGGGTCGCGATTAAAGGGCCTGATGGTGCTGCGCCCGCTCGAGTCCACGCCGGATGCCCGCGTGGATGACTACATCAAACCGTATGAAAAAAACTGGTTCTGGCAGCTGGCGCTGAAGGACTGGCGACGCTACGGCGACATTATGCTGGTGGCGCTGGTCGCCAACGTGCTGGCGCTTTCCGGCATGGTCTTCTCCATGCAGGTCTACGACAGGGTGGTACCGTCGCAGTCAGAAGCCACGCTGTGGGTGCTGTTTGGCGGCGTGATGATTGCCATCGTGTTCGAATTCATCATGCGCATGCTGCGCGTGCACATTTCCGACGTGGTGGGGAAGCGCGCCGATCTGCGCATCTCTGAACGCGTCTTTGCCCACGCGCTGCGGATTAAAAACGGCGCACGCTCGAAATCAACCGGATCGTTTATCGCGCAGATCCGCGAGCTGGAGTCGGTGCGCGAGCTGATCACCTCGACGACCATTGCGGCCCTCTCCGATCTGCCGTTCTTCCTGCTGTTCGTCTTCATTCTGTGGATGATTGGCGGTCCGCTGGTGCTGGTGGTCCTGCTCGCCGTGCCGCTGTTGCTTATTCCTGGCCTGCTGGTGCAGCGCCCGCTGGGGAAACTCTCCAGCGAAGGGATGCGTGAATCCGCCATTCGTAACGCCACGCTGGTGGAAGCGGTGCAGGGCATTGAAGACATCAAGCTGATGCGCGCCGAGCAGCGTTTCCAGAACCAGTGGAATAACACCAACGACGTCGCCGCCAGCGTCGGCATGAAGCAGCGCTGGCTGACGGGCCTGCTGCTCACCTGGACGCAGGAGGTGCAGTCCATTGTTTACGCGGTGGTGCTGCTGGTCGGCTGTTACCTGGTCATCAGCGGTGACATGACCACCGGTGCGCTGGTAGGCACCTCGATTCTGGCGTCGCGGACCATTGCGCCGCTGTCGCAGATCTCAGGCGTGCTCTCGCGCTGGCAGTCGGCAAAAGTGGCCCGCAAGGGGCTGGACGACCTGATGCAGCGGCCGATTGACGATCCGCAGCACGGCAAGAAGGTGCACAAAGCCCACCTGCGCGGCGATTATGCGCTTGAGGACGTGGGGTTTTACTACGACGAGGAAGAGAAACTCACCGTGCTCAACATCAGCAAGCTGCAGATCCGCGCCGGAGAACGCGTGGCGGTGCTCGGGCGCAATGGCTCCGGCAAAAGCACGCTGTTACAGCTTCTGGCGGGCATGCAGGAGCCGCAGCAGGGCAGCATTCTGCTGGACGATATTGCCCTCAATCACCTCGACCCGGCCGACGTGCGTCGCGACATGCAGCTGCTGAGCCAGCAGGCCCGTCTGTTCTTTGGCTCCGTGCGGGACAACATCCTGATGGGTAACCCGCTGGCGACCGACGATGAGATTCACCAGGCGCTGGTCAACAGCGGCGCGCTGGAGTTTGTGCGCAAACAGAAAATGGGGCTGAACACTATCATCAACGAGGGCGGAACGGGACTCTCAGGCGGACAGCGTCAGGCGCTGCTGCTGGCGCGCGCCCTGATCACCTCGCCGACTATTCTGCTGCTGGACGAGCCTACCGCCTGGCTGGACGAAATGAGCGAGAAGCAGTTTATTCAGCATCTTCACACATGGCTGGGTAAGCGCCGGACGCTGGTGGTGGCGACGCATCGCCTGCCGATTCTGGACCTGGTCGACCGCATCATCGTGCTGGAAAACGGCAAGGTCGTGATGGACGGCCCGCGCGACGCCATCCTGCACCAGCACGGCATGGCGCCGCAAAAGACAACACAGCGCACCGTGACCATGAAACCGGCGACGGTTGCAGAGGAGGGCGCAGCATGAATGATTTCTCCCGTTTTAATAGCCGACTGAAAGAGCCGCGCCTTCCGCGCGCCACGCTGGTGGCATGGTCGCTGTTCGCCCTGCTGGCGGCGTTTATCGCCTGGGCGAGCCTGTTCCATCTTGATGAGGTGACGACCGGCAGCGGTAAGGTGATACCGTCTTCTCATGAGCAGGTCATCCAGTCCCTGGAAGGCGGTATTATCCACAGCCTGATGGTGCGCGAAGGCGACATCGTCGAGCGCGGCCAGCAGCTCGCGCAGCTTGATCGGACAAAAACCGAGTCGAGCGTGCTGGAGAGCGAGTCGCGTCTGAATGCGGCGCTGGCCACGGCGGCACGCCTGAAAGCCGAAGTTAACGACACGGAGCTGACGTTTCCCGAGGAGCTGGATGACGACGTTGAGCTGGTTAAGCAGGAAACGGCGCTCTATCAGTCCCGTCGCGAGAGCCTTGAAAAAGGGCTGGCTGGTTTACGTCAGGGTGCCGAGCTGGTGCAACGCGAGCTGTCGTTGACCCGTCCGCTGGTGACCCAGGGGGCGGCCAGCAAGGTGGAGGTGCTGCGTCTTGAGCGTCAAAAAAATGAGCTTGAGAATAAAATCACCGAGATGAAAAACCAGTATTACGTCCGCGCCCGTGAAGAGCTGGCGAAAGCCAATGCGGAGATTGAAGCCCAGCGTTCGGTGATGAAGGGTCGGGAAGACTCTCTGACCCGACTGACCTTCAATGCGCCGGTTCGCGGGATCGTAAAGGATATTGACGTCACGACCGTGGGCGGCGTCATCCCGCCGAACGGCAAGCTGATGAGTCTGGTTCCGCTTGACGATCAGATGGTGATTGAGGCGAAAATTTCGCCGCGCGATGTGGCGTTTATCCATCCTGGCCAGAAGGCGCTGGTGAAAGTGACGGCCTATGACTACTCCATTTACGGCGGGCTGGAAGGGGAAGTAACCATGATTTCGCCGGACACCCTGCAGGATGAGGTGAAAAGAGATGTTTATTACTATCGCGTCTATATTCGTACCGACAGTAACCATCTGACCAATAAGCAGGGTCAGGAATTCCCGGTCTTTCCGGGCATGATTGCCACTGTTGATATTAAAACCGGCAGCAAAACCATTCTGGATTATCTGTTGAAACCGCTGAACAAGGCAAAAGAGGCGCTGCGGGAAAGATAGGTGAAGGGCGTTCGGAACACCGAACGCCTGGTGGATTATACGGTTGACGTCACGTTGTGAGCGTGGCGTCGCTCTTTAGGAACCACGTTGATGTAATGCGTGACATACGCAAAATATAATCCGGCATAATTTTCGACGAGTTCGATAAATGCCGGATAGACCGATAGCCGACCATCACCCCGATCTTTAAGATAGCCCGCCTCCTGAGCTGATTTGATAATCCGGTTGACGTGGATGCGCGATACAAAAAATTCTTTTGCGAGCGTGCTGGCTGAATAGTCAATAACGGCGCCATGGGCGGATTTGTTTTTCATAGCCTGCAGGTAAATATAAAGCATAATCATACGGCCACCATCTTTATCAATAAATAATCCTACTTCAGGCAAAACCTTTCTGAACGTTAATCCCCGAAAAAGATATTCTGCCGCGCGGCGGAAGAAGTTACTTCTCAAAATGTCATTGTCCAGCAGGTTTACATTAATATTAAATGTCGGATAAAGAATGCTGACGGGCAAAAAAGCGCCGGACATATAACGCTTTAGTTCATTCAGGCCTTTTTCGGTTGGCGCGATTCTCGTCTTTCGTCTGTCTTCTGTACAGCGCCAGGTCCTGATGCGCCCGGTGGTTCTGAGTATCGTAATGATCGCAATAACGCTGTTGGGGCTGGCTATCTTATAGCGAGAACATAACTCTTTAATTTCAGAAACTGACTCGGCCTGATTGCCAAAAATAAAACAACACATGGAGAGGATAATGTTGAACCGTGATTCCTGTAGCATTGTCTTGTAGAACAAAGGTTGTTTTTTGTAGATGGTGTCATTAATTGTGTAGTGCTCTAATATTGCCTCACCGAATCGTGGATTGCTCTTTATGACATCCCTTCGATGTAGCAAGGCCCTGGATGAGATATGATTATCCATAGCATTTTTCTCGTATTTGAATGAGCCGATAGATGAAGTGTCCAGTCTTCTTTTTCGGAATTTTCATTATACCCTGAGAATAAAACATTTGCCGTGGTTATTTGAAAAGAAAAGTATAGTTAAACGTTTGTGATTAACGCAAAGATGTTCCGGTGAATTAGACTGATAACAGTTTCTTAACCTTGGGTGCTACTGTAAAATTATACTACGCAACAGATGCAATAGATTTTACGCATACTCAAACAGAAATGGCGCTTTGGTGCCCAGGAGCAGGTTATGACCCAAAAAATGTCTCTCAAAAATGGGGTTTGCGATGAACATAAATTTGTCATCTCAGCCTGCGGCTTCACATTTCAGGGGTATTGTTCGATCCTCAATAAGTACGGGATCCACGCTTCCCAAATTCACTTTAACGGAGATGAGGCATCCCAACAGGATGTTGAAAATATCCTTAAAAATCAGGATGCCCATATCGTGGTGTTCCTCGGGAAAGGTGTCGTCAATCTCCTGGAAAGCCTGAAGCGACTGGCCTCGGTACTCAATGCACTCCCCGTTATTCGGCATGTCACCCTGTATGGTGATATTCCTGACGGCTGGCTGTACCGCACGCTGGGCAGTCTTTTAAATAACAGTTATCAATTATCATTGATTCGCGTTGCCAGTGTTTCGGATGTAGTAGGCTGTTTTAATACCCATTACAAAAGCTTTAAGGATCGTTCCCGTGTATTACGCGAACGCTACATGGATATTGGCTCGGAAGAAAATCTAAAGTGGTTAACAAGAAGAGAGATTGACGTTTTATTAAATTTCTATCGTGGTATGTCCGTAAAGGAAATGTGCGATAGAATGGGGTTGTCGAATAAAACGGTTTATACCCACCGAAAGGAAGGCGTGCTTAAATTACGTTTAATTAAGCGCTGGTTACACGATCCGCACAATTTTAAAGCAGATAAACCTGATAAACACCCGCGTCAAAAAGTGGGGTTCACGGAAAAAGAAGCCGAAATTTTTAATGCGTTACGTAATCGGGAAATATTTCCGGCATATCAGATTATTACCGATCGAGATAAAAAAGGGGTTGGGTTTGAAATCCTGATTCGCTGGAATAAAAACGGTAAAATTGTCAAGCCTGCCAGTTTTTTAACGGATGTTTCCAATCATGAAATCTGGCTGAAAATTACGGCGTTGGTCATCCATGCCGCCGTTTCAGGTATTAATAAGTATAACGGGAAATACTATTTTTCAGTGAATATTCCGCCTCGTCTGGCGTCCGGGAATGCTTTGCCTGATATGGCACGGAAAGCCATCGGCATGCTGCTCAAACCGCAGTGGGCCGAAAAGCTGGTTTTTGAATTTGCAGAAGATATTGACGTGACGAAGGACAAAAGGATCCCTGAAACCATGCGGCATTTACGCAATACGGGGTGTCGATTGTTCCTGGATGACTGCTTCTCTAACCATCAAACCATGTTCCCGGTGCGCCAGGTGCATTTCGATGGGCTTAAGCTGGATCGGGACATCGTTGAGCATTTTGTGGCAAACGACAATGACTATAATTTGATTAAAGCGATACAGGTTTACAGCGACATGACCGGAACGGACTGTATTGCAGAGGGGGTTGATAGT harbors:
- a CDS encoding EAL domain-containing protein, yielding MTQKMSLKNGVCDEHKFVISACGFTFQGYCSILNKYGIHASQIHFNGDEASQQDVENILKNQDAHIVVFLGKGVVNLLESLKRLASVLNALPVIRHVTLYGDIPDGWLYRTLGSLLNNSYQLSLIRVASVSDVVGCFNTHYKSFKDRSRVLRERYMDIGSEENLKWLTRREIDVLLNFYRGMSVKEMCDRMGLSNKTVYTHRKEGVLKLRLIKRWLHDPHNFKADKPDKHPRQKVGFTEKEAEIFNALRNREIFPAYQIITDRDKKGVGFEILIRWNKNGKIVKPASFLTDVSNHEIWLKITALVIHAAVSGINKYNGKYYFSVNIPPRLASGNALPDMARKAIGMLLKPQWAEKLVFEFAEDIDVTKDKRIPETMRHLRNTGCRLFLDDCFSNHQTMFPVRQVHFDGLKLDRDIVEHFVANDNDYNLIKAIQVYSDMTGTDCIAEGVDSEEKFEKLVELGIKNFQGYYLSRAVKEEELDRMVRLFS
- a CDS encoding HlyD family type I secretion periplasmic adaptor subunit, giving the protein MNDFSRFNSRLKEPRLPRATLVAWSLFALLAAFIAWASLFHLDEVTTGSGKVIPSSHEQVIQSLEGGIIHSLMVREGDIVERGQQLAQLDRTKTESSVLESESRLNAALATAARLKAEVNDTELTFPEELDDDVELVKQETALYQSRRESLEKGLAGLRQGAELVQRELSLTRPLVTQGAASKVEVLRLERQKNELENKITEMKNQYYVRAREELAKANAEIEAQRSVMKGREDSLTRLTFNAPVRGIVKDIDVTTVGGVIPPNGKLMSLVPLDDQMVIEAKISPRDVAFIHPGQKALVKVTAYDYSIYGGLEGEVTMISPDTLQDEVKRDVYYYRVYIRTDSNHLTNKQGQEFPVFPGMIATVDIKTGSKTILDYLLKPLNKAKEALRER
- a CDS encoding type I secretion system permease/ATPase — translated: MKTHPQYEPWLQGMLIIAKHYRLDFSVEHVRVTINHESQSPRQLVLEEMARQLGLGMRVVAAEAASLDPWRLPLLAEFTGGQIAVINRMDNEGNVSLQFSGDGGLETTLTREALGSRLKGLMVLRPLESTPDARVDDYIKPYEKNWFWQLALKDWRRYGDIMLVALVANVLALSGMVFSMQVYDRVVPSQSEATLWVLFGGVMIAIVFEFIMRMLRVHISDVVGKRADLRISERVFAHALRIKNGARSKSTGSFIAQIRELESVRELITSTTIAALSDLPFFLLFVFILWMIGGPLVLVVLLAVPLLLIPGLLVQRPLGKLSSEGMRESAIRNATLVEAVQGIEDIKLMRAEQRFQNQWNNTNDVAASVGMKQRWLTGLLLTWTQEVQSIVYAVVLLVGCYLVISGDMTTGALVGTSILASRTIAPLSQISGVLSRWQSAKVARKGLDDLMQRPIDDPQHGKKVHKAHLRGDYALEDVGFYYDEEEKLTVLNISKLQIRAGERVAVLGRNGSGKSTLLQLLAGMQEPQQGSILLDDIALNHLDPADVRRDMQLLSQQARLFFGSVRDNILMGNPLATDDEIHQALVNSGALEFVRKQKMGLNTIINEGGTGLSGGQRQALLLARALITSPTILLLDEPTAWLDEMSEKQFIQHLHTWLGKRRTLVVATHRLPILDLVDRIIVLENGKVVMDGPRDAILHQHGMAPQKTTQRTVTMKPATVAEEGAA